The genomic window TATTCCGTACAAAATCCTGCATGAGGCGATGCATAAGGCAAATCTGGCGAGGATGAAAGTGTTAGAGATTATGAACTCGGTTCTTGATCGCCCAAGACCTGAGATTTCCCGCTACGCGCCAAGGATTGTTTCAATTTTGATCCCGAGGGATAAGATTGGCACGGTGATTGGTCCGGGAGGCAAGACGATTCGCAAGATTATTGAGGCGACCGGCACAACCATTGACATTGAGGATGACGGTACAGTAACGATCGCCGCCACCAATCCTGAGGGATTGCAAAAGGCAAAGGAGTGGGTGGAGTCGCTGGTTGCTGAGGTGGAGGTTGGTAAGATTTATCAAGGAACGGTTACGCGGGTTATGAACTTTGGTGCCTTTGTGGAGATACTTCCAGGTAAGGAGGGGATGATTCACATCTCTCAACTCGGTCCGGAAAGATACAGTAAGGTAACAGATGCGGTGAAGGTCGGGGACAAGGTCTGGGTGAAGGTTGTAGAGATTGATGAGCAGGGCAGGATAAACCTTTCACGGCGCAAGGCGATGGAGGAGCGGGGTGAGATTCCGGTTTCAGGTGATTCTGGTAGGGCAGAAAGGCGCCAGCCAAGTAGAGGGGTTACGAGCCGTGGTCCTCACCGGCGGACCCGGCATTAAAGTCAAAGTGCAGCGAATAGATGATTGCTGAGCACTCTGAATTTCAGGGGATTGAAGCCACCCGGGTTCCGGGTGGCTTGTTTGTTATTTCGGAGCGGTTGCCGTATCTGCGTTCGGCTGCCTTGGGTTTTGC from candidate division WOR-3 bacterium includes these protein-coding regions:
- a CDS encoding S1 RNA-binding domain-containing protein, which produces ERYEILTDIIGDEDHYGDMDFKVAGTKDGITAIQLDLKLPGIPYKILHEAMHKANLARMKVLEIMNSVLDRPRPEISRYAPRIVSILIPRDKIGTVIGPGGKTIRKIIEATGTTIDIEDDGTVTIAATNPEGLQKAKEWVESLVAEVEVGKIYQGTVTRVMNFGAFVEILPGKEGMIHISQLGPERYSKVTDAVKVGDKVWVKVVEIDEQGRINLSRRKAMEERGEIPVSGDSGRAERRQPSRGVTSRGPHRRTRH